One region of Termitidicoccus mucosus genomic DNA includes:
- the rrtA gene encoding rhombosortase, giving the protein MRRFPLVTLALAALALLAAALPPAFTDALQFDRDAIARGELWRFLTAHLTHFGVSHLRWDVFALLLLGTMAEGKSRRDWLAALAVSAPAITLLVWALQPHFTHYRGLSGLDCAAYGVIVGHLFRDGLRARHHFTLALAVLAFAAALAKCAYELATGTAFFVGATTAFAPVPLAHLAGVLTGALVTMTPFLRQPATRRRDGTVQSATASRAPGSP; this is encoded by the coding sequence ATGCGCCGTTTCCCCCTTGTCACCCTCGCCCTCGCCGCGCTCGCCCTGCTCGCCGCCGCGCTGCCGCCCGCGTTCACCGACGCCCTCCAATTCGACCGCGACGCCATTGCGCGCGGCGAACTCTGGCGGTTCCTCACCGCGCATCTCACGCACTTCGGCGTCTCGCACCTGCGTTGGGACGTTTTCGCGCTGCTGCTCCTCGGCACGATGGCCGAGGGCAAATCCCGCCGCGACTGGCTCGCCGCGCTCGCCGTTTCCGCGCCCGCCATCACGCTCCTCGTCTGGGCGCTCCAGCCGCACTTCACTCATTATCGCGGTCTCTCCGGGCTCGACTGCGCCGCCTACGGCGTGATCGTCGGGCACCTTTTTCGCGACGGCCTGCGCGCGCGGCATCACTTCACCCTTGCCCTCGCCGTGCTCGCCTTTGCGGCTGCGCTCGCCAAATGCGCCTACGAACTCGCCACCGGCACCGCCTTCTTTGTCGGCGCGACCACCGCGTTTGCACCTGTCCCCCTCGCGCACCTTGCCGGAGTCCTTACCGGCGCGCTCGTCACCATGACACCATTCCTTCGCCAACCCGCCACGCGGCGCCGGGACGGAACGGTTCAATCCGCGACGGCATCGCGGGCGCCTGGTTCTCCATAA
- a CDS encoding VIT and vWA domain-containing protein, protein MKTTSRTYAPNLVRAHRAFRWLSFLAAFAAMLALLGVMTGLHAAGTLTPVGSSAATIQIRDHQVNVTINNGFAQTEVLQTFFNPNAADLEAVYAFPVPKSASLSEVTIQAGEKTLNGEVLPRAAAETIYNEEKSRGNDAGLAAKNTFQTYEFRVSPVRAGAETRLRFVYYQPLEIDTGVGRYLYPLEEGGTDDRAQNFWQPANTQVEGRLSINVELKSAWPIDDLRAPGFENESVIQKLDTGHYRFALDRAGAKLARDFVLYYRLAADLPGRVEVVPYRAAPGKPGTFMAVVTPGLDLQPITRGADYTYVLDVSGSMQGKIATLANGITQALGKMSPGDRFRIVTFNNNARELLPWTPATPDNVRNAITLVRSLAPSGGTNIYAGLQVALTRLDADRATSLVLVTDGVTNQGIVDPRAFHALLKQHDIRFFGFLMGNSTNWPLMRAMADATGGFYAGVSNDDDIVGQLLLAKSKITHEALHHATFKFSGGGTTDLTGDNPQKIYHGQQLVLFGRYDKPGKATLTLNARLTGEDKTYTTTFDFPETDTANPELERLWALAQIEQIELKEAIGQTPAAEAKDAITNLGVAYQLVTDHTAMVVLDDATHDARGIDRKNRDRTALERAAQSARAQTVATNYQVDANQPAYSAPAPHVSRSRGFGGGGGGALESTDIAFLLFFAFLAWAAWLGRRAMAQKSRDD, encoded by the coding sequence ATGAAAACCACATCCCGCACCTACGCTCCCAACCTTGTCCGCGCTCACCGCGCATTCCGCTGGCTCTCTTTTCTCGCCGCGTTTGCCGCCATGCTCGCGCTGCTCGGCGTGATGACCGGCCTCCATGCCGCCGGCACCCTCACGCCCGTCGGCTCGTCCGCCGCCACGATCCAGATTCGTGACCATCAGGTCAACGTCACCATCAACAACGGCTTTGCCCAGACCGAAGTTCTCCAAACCTTTTTCAATCCCAACGCCGCCGACCTCGAGGCCGTTTACGCCTTTCCCGTGCCGAAAAGCGCCAGCCTCTCCGAAGTCACCATCCAGGCCGGCGAAAAAACGCTGAACGGCGAAGTGCTCCCGCGCGCCGCGGCCGAGACCATCTACAACGAGGAAAAATCTCGCGGCAACGACGCCGGCCTCGCCGCCAAGAACACCTTCCAGACCTACGAATTCCGCGTCTCGCCCGTCCGCGCCGGCGCCGAGACCCGCCTGCGTTTCGTTTACTACCAGCCGCTCGAAATCGACACCGGCGTCGGCCGCTACCTCTACCCGCTTGAGGAAGGCGGCACCGACGACCGCGCGCAGAATTTCTGGCAGCCCGCCAACACCCAAGTCGAGGGCCGCCTCTCCATCAACGTCGAGCTGAAATCCGCCTGGCCCATTGACGACCTCCGCGCGCCGGGCTTCGAGAATGAATCTGTTATCCAAAAACTGGATACAGGCCACTACCGGTTCGCGCTCGACCGCGCCGGCGCGAAGCTCGCCCGCGACTTCGTCCTCTACTACCGCCTCGCCGCCGACCTCCCCGGCCGCGTCGAAGTCGTTCCCTACCGCGCCGCGCCCGGCAAGCCCGGCACCTTCATGGCCGTCGTCACGCCCGGGCTCGACCTCCAGCCCATCACCCGCGGCGCCGACTACACCTACGTGCTCGATGTCTCCGGCTCCATGCAGGGCAAAATCGCCACGCTCGCCAACGGCATCACCCAGGCCCTCGGCAAGATGTCCCCCGGCGACCGCTTCCGCATCGTTACCTTCAACAACAACGCCCGCGAGCTTCTTCCCTGGACGCCCGCCACGCCCGACAACGTCCGGAACGCCATCACCCTCGTCCGCTCCCTCGCGCCCTCCGGCGGCACCAACATCTACGCCGGCCTGCAAGTCGCGCTCACCCGGCTCGACGCCGACCGCGCCACCTCGCTCGTCCTCGTCACCGACGGCGTGACCAACCAGGGCATCGTTGACCCGCGCGCCTTCCACGCCCTCCTCAAGCAGCACGACATCCGCTTCTTCGGCTTCCTCATGGGCAATTCCACCAACTGGCCCCTCATGCGCGCCATGGCCGACGCCACCGGCGGCTTCTACGCCGGCGTCTCCAACGACGACGACATCGTCGGCCAGCTCCTCCTTGCCAAATCGAAGATCACCCACGAAGCCCTCCACCACGCCACCTTCAAGTTCTCCGGTGGCGGCACCACCGACCTCACCGGGGACAACCCGCAAAAAATCTACCACGGCCAGCAGCTTGTCCTCTTCGGCCGCTACGACAAACCCGGCAAGGCCACCCTCACCCTCAACGCCCGCCTCACCGGCGAGGACAAAACCTACACCACCACCTTCGACTTCCCCGAAACCGACACCGCCAATCCCGAACTCGAACGCCTCTGGGCCCTCGCCCAAATCGAGCAAATCGAGCTGAAGGAAGCCATCGGCCAGACCCCCGCCGCCGAGGCGAAGGACGCCATCACGAACCTCGGCGTGGCCTACCAGCTCGTCACCGACCACACCGCGATGGTCGTGCTCGACGACGCCACCCACGACGCCCGCGGTATCGACCGCAAAAACCGCGACCGCACCGCCCTCGAACGCGCCGCCCAAAGCGCCCGCGCGCAAACCGTCGCGACCAACTACCAGGTTGACGCGAACCAGCCCGCTTACTCCGCGCCCGCTCCCCACGTCAGCCGCTCCCGTGGTTTCGGCGGCGGTGGAGGCGGCGCGCTGGAGTCCACGGACATCGCCTTCCTGCTCTTCTTCGCCTTCCTCGCCTGGGCCGCCTGGCTCGGCCGCCGCGCGATGGCTCAAAAATCGCGCGACGACTGA
- a CDS encoding sigma-54-dependent transcriptional regulator, protein MRRLFSDEELAFADCVGRVNRANPFLPERIEWERKALGAEFAEAAADWNVQSHAKTLPNPNLSRLLERACVLTERIRTDWPRNGRVTRAEGEAHVALVAFRIFHAFAERFDGLIREGEARRARGGGEPPGRVRFFAEARAEMERLLAVPGLRLIGETGAVEHFFALAFQMRRAFFHIFGALAGGSAPMARLRAAIWQSIFTHDFTRYRRTLFSRMGDFATLVIGPSGTGKELVARAIALSRYVAFDSKRGMFAEDFAGAFFPLNLSALSPTLIESELFGHRRGAFTGALADRAGWMEVCPAAGAVFLDEIGDVDAGIQVKLLRVLQARTFQRLGDTESRVFQGKVIAATNRDLPAEIRAGRFREDFYYRLCSDVVRTPSLREQLDGAGAGELASLAEHAARRLVGAGEAEAFAREAVAWMTKNLGADYAWPGNFRELEQCMRNLLVRGEYRPAGPLAGGAADDWNALIGGGRLTAEELLRRYTRLVHAQAGTVEETARRLDLDRRTVKARLG, encoded by the coding sequence ATGAGACGGTTGTTTTCCGACGAGGAGCTGGCGTTTGCGGACTGCGTGGGACGGGTGAACCGGGCGAATCCGTTTTTGCCGGAGCGCATCGAATGGGAACGCAAGGCGCTCGGGGCGGAATTCGCCGAGGCTGCGGCGGACTGGAACGTGCAGTCGCACGCAAAAACGCTCCCGAACCCGAACCTCTCCCGCCTGCTGGAGAGAGCCTGTGTATTGACGGAACGGATACGGACCGACTGGCCGCGCAACGGACGGGTGACGCGCGCGGAGGGCGAGGCGCATGTGGCGCTCGTGGCGTTCCGGATTTTTCACGCGTTCGCGGAGCGGTTTGACGGGCTGATCCGCGAGGGCGAGGCGCGACGGGCGCGGGGCGGCGGCGAGCCGCCGGGACGGGTGCGGTTTTTCGCCGAGGCGCGCGCCGAGATGGAGCGGCTGCTCGCCGTGCCGGGGCTGCGCCTGATCGGGGAGACGGGCGCGGTGGAGCACTTTTTCGCGCTGGCGTTTCAGATGCGGCGGGCGTTCTTTCATATTTTCGGCGCGCTGGCGGGTGGATCGGCGCCGATGGCGCGGCTGCGCGCGGCGATCTGGCAGTCGATTTTCACGCACGATTTTACGCGCTACCGGCGGACGCTTTTTTCCCGGATGGGGGATTTCGCGACACTGGTCATCGGGCCGTCGGGCACGGGCAAGGAACTGGTGGCGCGGGCCATCGCGCTGTCGCGCTATGTGGCGTTTGACTCGAAACGCGGAATGTTCGCGGAAGATTTCGCCGGGGCGTTTTTCCCGCTCAACTTGTCCGCGCTGTCGCCGACATTGATCGAGTCGGAATTGTTCGGGCACCGGCGGGGGGCGTTTACGGGCGCGCTGGCGGACCGGGCGGGCTGGATGGAGGTCTGCCCGGCGGCGGGCGCGGTGTTTCTGGACGAAATCGGCGACGTGGACGCGGGCATCCAGGTGAAGCTGCTGCGGGTGTTGCAGGCGCGGACATTCCAGAGGCTGGGCGACACGGAGTCGCGGGTGTTTCAGGGGAAAGTCATCGCGGCGACGAATCGCGACCTGCCGGCGGAGATTCGCGCGGGGCGCTTTCGCGAGGATTTTTATTACCGGCTTTGCTCGGACGTGGTGCGCACGCCGTCGCTGCGCGAGCAGCTCGACGGGGCCGGCGCGGGCGAGCTGGCGTCGCTGGCGGAGCACGCGGCCCGACGGCTGGTGGGCGCGGGCGAGGCGGAGGCCTTCGCGCGCGAGGCGGTGGCGTGGATGACAAAAAACCTCGGCGCGGACTACGCGTGGCCGGGAAATTTCCGCGAACTGGAGCAGTGCATGCGAAATCTGCTCGTGCGCGGCGAATACCGCCCGGCGGGGCCGCTCGCGGGCGGGGCGGCGGACGACTGGAACGCGCTCATCGGCGGCGGGCGGCTGACGGCGGAGGAACTCCTGCGGCGCTACACGCGGCTGGTGCATGCGCAGGCCGGCACGGTGGAGGAGACGGCGCGGCGGCTCGATCTCGACCGGCGCACGGTGAAGGCGCGGCTGGGATGA
- a CDS encoding UDP-glucose 6-dehydrogenase: MKICCIGAGYVGGPTMAMIALKAPDIQVTVVDLNEARIADWNSDALPVYEPGLEEVVKQSRGRNLFFSTDVTKGIREADIIFVAVNTPTKTYGVGAGAAADLRFIESVARSIAKVATGPKIIVEKSTIPVKTAETIKEILAANSNGLKFSVLSNPEFLAEGTAVQDLVAPDRVLIGGENTPEGQAALKALADVYARWVPRDRIITTNLWSSELSKLVANAFLAQRISSINSISALCEATGADVDEVAHAIGRDSRIGPKFLKASVGFGGSCFQKDILNLVYLCQHFGLPDVAAYWDHVVRINDYQKHRFSAKIVRTLFNTVADKKIAVLGFAFKKDTNDTRESAAINVCRDLLAEQANVAVYDPKVPAAEIIADTLGKGNANPRLTVAQTAYEACEGAHAIAVVTEWDEFKTLDFAKIHAGMPKPAFLFDGRNILDLAKLRETGFRAFGIGK; encoded by the coding sequence ATGAAAATCTGCTGCATTGGCGCCGGTTACGTCGGCGGGCCCACGATGGCCATGATTGCGCTGAAAGCGCCCGACATTCAAGTGACCGTGGTTGATTTGAACGAGGCGCGCATCGCCGACTGGAATTCCGACGCGCTGCCGGTCTATGAGCCGGGGCTCGAGGAGGTGGTGAAACAGAGCCGCGGCCGGAACCTGTTTTTCTCCACCGACGTGACGAAGGGCATCCGCGAGGCGGACATCATTTTCGTGGCGGTCAACACGCCGACCAAAACCTACGGCGTGGGCGCGGGCGCGGCGGCGGACCTGCGCTTCATCGAGTCGGTCGCGCGCAGCATCGCCAAGGTGGCCACGGGGCCGAAGATCATCGTCGAGAAATCGACCATCCCGGTGAAGACCGCCGAGACGATCAAGGAAATCCTCGCCGCCAATTCCAACGGGCTGAAATTCTCCGTGCTGTCGAATCCCGAGTTTCTCGCCGAGGGCACGGCGGTGCAGGATTTGGTCGCGCCCGACCGCGTGCTCATCGGCGGCGAAAACACGCCCGAGGGCCAGGCCGCGCTCAAGGCGCTCGCCGATGTGTATGCGCGCTGGGTGCCGCGCGACCGCATCATCACGACCAATCTCTGGTCGTCGGAACTCTCGAAGCTCGTGGCCAACGCGTTTCTCGCGCAGCGCATCTCGTCCATCAATTCCATCTCGGCGCTCTGCGAGGCGACCGGCGCGGACGTGGACGAAGTGGCGCACGCGATCGGCCGCGACAGCCGCATCGGCCCGAAATTCTTGAAGGCCTCCGTCGGCTTCGGCGGCTCGTGCTTCCAGAAGGACATCCTGAACCTCGTGTATCTCTGCCAGCATTTCGGGCTGCCGGACGTGGCCGCGTATTGGGACCACGTGGTGCGGATAAACGATTACCAGAAGCACCGTTTCTCCGCGAAAATCGTCCGCACGCTTTTCAACACGGTGGCCGACAAAAAAATCGCCGTGCTCGGCTTCGCCTTCAAGAAAGACACTAACGACACGCGCGAATCCGCCGCCATCAACGTGTGCCGCGACCTGCTGGCCGAGCAGGCCAACGTCGCCGTCTATGACCCGAAGGTGCCCGCCGCCGAGATCATCGCGGACACGCTCGGCAAGGGAAACGCCAACCCGCGCCTGACCGTGGCGCAGACCGCCTACGAAGCCTGCGAGGGCGCGCACGCCATCGCGGTCGTGACGGAATGGGACGAGTTCAAGACGCTCGATTTCGCCAAAATCCACGCGGGCATGCCGAAGCCGGCGTTCCTGTTCGACGGGCGAAACATCCTCGACCTGGCGAAGCTGCGCGAGACCGGGTTCCGGGCGTTCGGCATCGGCAAGTGA
- a CDS encoding uracil-xanthine permease family protein has protein sequence MKKHASSPDYKFRFGDAVVGAQMLFVAFGALVLVPILTGLNPNVALFTAGLGTLIYQVVTRGKVPVFIASSFAFIAPISAGVQQWGIPGTLCGLIGAGVMYFIVGALIKWRGIGFLQKILPPVVIGPVVMVIGLLLAPVGASMAMGRTPGCTIPAWQALVIAGISLLTMILVSLRGRGMLRLLPILCGIGAGYVASVAFGFVDFTAIKAAAWIAVPSFTAPVWNLSAILFIAPVALAPIIEHYGAIQAISQITGRDYVADPGIHRCLVGDGLATSVAGLFGGPPCTTYSEVIGAVALTRAFNPAIMTWAAITAVALAFVGKVGAVLASIPVPVMGGIMTLLFGAIATVGLQTLVRAKQDLLEPRNMTIVSLILVCGIGGMVIGDKSSFALEGIGLAGILGIVLNLILPKAARENEDGQA, from the coding sequence ATGAAAAAACACGCCTCTTCACCCGACTATAAATTCCGTTTCGGCGACGCCGTCGTCGGAGCACAGATGCTCTTCGTGGCCTTCGGTGCGCTGGTGCTCGTGCCGATCCTCACCGGGCTGAACCCCAATGTCGCGCTCTTCACCGCCGGCCTCGGCACGCTGATTTATCAGGTCGTCACGCGCGGGAAAGTGCCGGTGTTCATCGCGTCGAGCTTCGCGTTCATCGCGCCGATCAGCGCGGGCGTGCAGCAATGGGGCATCCCCGGCACGTTGTGCGGGTTGATCGGCGCCGGGGTCATGTATTTCATCGTGGGTGCGTTGATCAAGTGGCGCGGGATCGGGTTCCTGCAAAAAATCCTTCCGCCGGTCGTCATCGGCCCGGTCGTGATGGTGATCGGCCTGTTGCTCGCGCCGGTGGGCGCATCGATGGCGATGGGCCGGACGCCCGGCTGCACGATCCCGGCGTGGCAGGCGCTCGTCATCGCGGGCATCTCGCTGCTCACGATGATCCTCGTCTCGCTGCGCGGACGCGGGATGCTGCGGCTGCTGCCGATCCTGTGCGGCATCGGCGCGGGCTATGTGGCGTCGGTGGCGTTCGGTTTTGTCGATTTCACGGCCATCAAGGCCGCCGCGTGGATCGCGGTGCCGTCGTTCACCGCGCCGGTGTGGAACCTGTCCGCGATCCTGTTCATCGCGCCCGTCGCGCTCGCGCCCATCATCGAGCATTACGGCGCGATCCAGGCCATCAGCCAGATCACCGGACGCGACTACGTGGCCGATCCCGGCATCCATCGGTGTCTGGTCGGCGACGGGCTGGCAACCTCGGTGGCGGGCCTGTTCGGCGGTCCGCCCTGCACGACTTACAGCGAGGTGATCGGAGCGGTGGCGCTCACGCGGGCGTTCAACCCGGCGATCATGACCTGGGCCGCGATCACGGCGGTGGCGCTGGCGTTCGTCGGCAAGGTGGGGGCGGTGCTCGCGTCGATCCCCGTGCCGGTGATGGGCGGCATCATGACGCTGCTTTTCGGTGCCATCGCCACCGTGGGCCTGCAAACGCTGGTGCGCGCGAAACAGGATTTGCTCGAACCGCGCAACATGACCATCGTGTCGCTCATCCTCGTGTGCGGCATCGGCGGCATGGTGATCGGCGACAAGAGCTCCTTCGCGCTGGAGGGCATCGGGCTGGCCGGCATCCTCGGCATCGTGCTGAACTTGATCCTGCCCAAGGCGGCCAGGGAAAACGAAGACGGGCAGGCGTGA
- a CDS encoding nucleoside monophosphate kinase, which translates to MTPSNNSSDAAKNPANGRGADLEIKDAQLIFDAAWEDLEDHYGRENLRFPKELILLGGAPGAGKGTNTAFILKARGLTCPPIVISALLDTPEARRIKDTGGMVGDREVIGILFRELLRPEYRDGVLLDGFPRTKVQVECLKMLVGKMHELRHEFFHTPIGIHFRHPTIHIMVLFVDEKISVERQLKRGREILAHNEEVRRTGIGELLEERPTDYDVPLAQRRYRVFKDQTWAALQSLKEIFHYHFVDAQGSLDEVEKNILQELDYQSSLELDPRTFDRLRCLPEAREITLHARQELVKRLDSYELENTELFAKVVAFIDKKMMPIIRSHAISGRSLINTEDPLLDNPLAMTMLIDVFSERGYHAVIDLSRVETPERVDLATGAIQCRLKKVFHITVNFRGSEIRRG; encoded by the coding sequence ATGACTCCCTCCAATAATTCCTCCGATGCCGCCAAGAATCCCGCCAACGGACGCGGCGCCGATCTCGAGATCAAAGACGCGCAACTTATCTTCGATGCCGCGTGGGAGGATCTTGAGGATCATTACGGCCGCGAAAACCTGCGCTTCCCGAAGGAACTCATCCTGCTCGGCGGCGCGCCCGGCGCGGGCAAGGGCACCAACACCGCCTTCATCCTGAAGGCGCGCGGGCTCACCTGCCCGCCCATCGTCATCAGCGCACTGCTCGACACGCCCGAGGCCCGCCGCATCAAGGACACCGGCGGTATGGTCGGCGACCGCGAGGTGATCGGCATCCTTTTCCGCGAGCTGCTCCGGCCCGAGTATCGCGACGGCGTCCTCCTCGACGGATTTCCGCGCACGAAAGTGCAGGTGGAGTGCCTGAAAATGCTCGTCGGCAAAATGCACGAGCTGCGCCATGAGTTTTTTCACACCCCGATCGGCATCCATTTCCGCCACCCCACGATCCACATCATGGTGCTCTTCGTGGATGAAAAGATCAGCGTCGAGCGTCAGCTCAAGCGCGGCCGCGAGATCCTCGCGCACAACGAGGAAGTCCGCCGCACCGGCATCGGCGAGCTGCTGGAGGAGCGTCCCACCGACTACGACGTGCCGCTCGCGCAGCGCCGCTACCGGGTTTTCAAGGACCAGACCTGGGCCGCGCTGCAATCACTGAAGGAGATCTTCCACTACCATTTTGTCGATGCGCAGGGGTCGTTGGACGAAGTGGAAAAGAACATCCTGCAGGAACTCGATTATCAAAGTTCGCTCGAGCTCGATCCGCGCACGTTTGACCGGCTGCGCTGCCTGCCGGAGGCGCGCGAGATCACCCTTCACGCACGCCAGGAACTGGTGAAGCGGCTCGATTCCTACGAACTGGAGAACACCGAGCTGTTCGCGAAGGTCGTGGCATTTATCGACAAGAAGATGATGCCGATCATCCGCAGCCATGCGATCTCGGGCCGCTCGTTGATCAACACGGAGGACCCGCTGCTCGACAACCCGCTCGCGATGACGATGCTCATCGACGTGTTTTCGGAGCGCGGCTACCATGCGGTCATTGACCTGAGCAGAGTCGAGACGCCCGAGCGGGTTGACCTGGCGACGGGCGCGATTCAATGCCGCCTGAAGAAAGTCTTCCACATCACGGTCAATTTCCGCGGGTCCGAGATTCGCCGCGGATGA
- a CDS encoding NAD-dependent epimerase/dehydratase family protein produces the protein MPKTLLVTGSSGLIGSEVCAYFARELGYAVHGVDNNQRAVFFGPQGDTRWNQARLARELPGFRHHELDIRDRAGVLALVRELRPSVIVHTAAQPSHDRAAAIPFDDFDTNAGGTLNLLEAARQACPESPFIHMSTNKVYGDAPNRIALAELDTRWDYADPAYAHGIAETFTIDQSKHSLFGASKAAADIMVQEYGRYFNLPACALRGGCLTGPNHSGVELHGFLSYLVKCNLEGREYKVFGYKGKQVRDNIHSLDVARFMAAFAAAPRAGEVYNIGGGKANSCSILEAFALVEKHSGKKQIHTYVEQNRAGDHICYYSDLHKMRAHYPAWDISVSLDETIRQIVEAHRARL, from the coding sequence ATGCCCAAAACGCTGTTAGTCACCGGTTCGTCCGGTCTCATTGGTTCGGAAGTGTGCGCTTATTTTGCGCGCGAGCTTGGCTACGCTGTCCACGGCGTGGACAACAACCAGCGCGCGGTCTTCTTCGGTCCGCAGGGCGACACGCGCTGGAACCAGGCGCGGCTGGCGCGCGAGCTGCCGGGTTTCCGCCATCATGAGCTGGACATCCGCGACCGGGCCGGCGTGCTGGCGCTGGTGCGGGAGCTTCGCCCCTCGGTCATCGTGCACACCGCCGCGCAGCCCTCGCACGACCGCGCCGCGGCGATTCCCTTCGACGACTTCGACACCAACGCCGGGGGCACGCTCAACCTGCTGGAGGCGGCGCGCCAGGCCTGCCCCGAGTCGCCCTTCATCCACATGTCTACCAACAAGGTTTACGGCGACGCGCCCAACCGCATCGCGCTCGCCGAGCTGGACACCCGCTGGGACTACGCGGACCCGGCCTACGCGCACGGCATCGCCGAGACCTTCACCATCGACCAGTCGAAGCACTCGCTTTTCGGCGCCTCGAAGGCCGCCGCCGACATCATGGTGCAGGAATACGGCCGCTACTTCAACCTGCCCGCCTGCGCGCTGCGCGGCGGCTGCCTGACCGGCCCGAACCACTCCGGCGTCGAGCTGCACGGCTTCCTCTCCTACCTCGTGAAGTGCAATCTCGAGGGCCGCGAGTACAAGGTCTTTGGATACAAGGGCAAGCAGGTGCGCGACAACATCCACTCGCTCGACGTGGCCCGCTTCATGGCCGCCTTTGCCGCCGCGCCCCGGGCCGGCGAGGTTTACAACATCGGCGGAGGCAAGGCCAACTCCTGCTCCATCCTCGAAGCCTTCGCGCTGGTGGAAAAGCACAGCGGCAAAAAACAAATCCACACCTACGTGGAGCAAAACCGCGCCGGCGACCACATCTGCTACTACAGCGATCTGCACAAGATGCGCGCCCACTATCCCGCGTGGGACATTTCCGTCTCCCTCGACGAGACCATCCGCCAGATCGTCGAGGCCCACCGCGCGCGCCTGTGA
- a CDS encoding FAD-binding oxidoreductase yields MKHIRWSCDPLPAPADRGTLIPLGLGNSLGDCCLNNGGTVVVTRGMNRLLDFDAETGLIRCEAGATLDEVLRFAVPRGWFLPTTPGTSFITVGGAVANDVHGKNHHWAGSFGCHVTRLELLRSDGRRLVCSLAENSDFFAATIGGMGLTGLITWVEFRLRRIVSTMIETESVKFRDLDEFFDVSEGTDARCEHTVAWVDCVTRGRGILMCGNNVDDAGAAGATLKPHTEPRLNFPHGFPSCALNRFSIRLFNQLYYSRQLRKRVRGLQHYSQFFYPLDVVKNWHRVYGAPGFFEAQIVLPPDVAKEALREIFKQAARFGQGAFLVVLKKLGSIRSPGLMSFPRPGVTLGIDFPNKGERTKKLFTEIFRIGLDTGAAFNPGKDALMPPECFAKTCPNLESFSAFIDPAFSSNAWRRLTKGLL; encoded by the coding sequence GTGAAGCACATCCGCTGGAGTTGCGATCCGCTGCCGGCACCAGCGGATCGCGGGACACTGATTCCGCTCGGGCTGGGCAACAGCCTCGGCGACTGCTGCCTGAACAACGGCGGCACCGTGGTTGTCACGCGGGGCATGAACCGGTTACTGGATTTCGACGCGGAAACAGGCCTCATCCGTTGCGAGGCGGGCGCGACACTCGACGAGGTGCTGCGGTTCGCGGTGCCGCGCGGATGGTTTTTGCCGACCACACCCGGCACGAGTTTTATCACCGTCGGCGGTGCCGTCGCTAACGACGTTCACGGCAAAAACCACCATTGGGCGGGGTCGTTCGGCTGCCATGTGACGCGCCTCGAACTGCTGCGCTCGGATGGCCGGCGGCTCGTTTGTTCGCTGGCGGAAAACAGCGATTTTTTCGCCGCGACCATCGGTGGCATGGGCCTCACGGGATTGATTACATGGGTGGAGTTCCGCCTGCGGCGCATTGTCAGCACGATGATTGAAACCGAGTCGGTGAAATTCCGCGACCTCGATGAATTCTTCGATGTGTCCGAGGGCACCGACGCACGTTGCGAGCACACGGTCGCGTGGGTGGATTGTGTGACACGCGGGCGTGGAATTTTGATGTGCGGCAACAATGTTGACGATGCCGGCGCCGCTGGCGCCACGCTGAAACCACATACGGAACCGCGGCTGAATTTTCCGCACGGGTTCCCGTCGTGCGCGCTGAACCGGTTTTCCATCCGTCTGTTCAACCAGCTTTATTACAGCCGGCAGTTGCGGAAACGGGTGAGGGGCCTCCAGCATTACTCGCAGTTTTTCTACCCGCTCGATGTAGTCAAAAACTGGCATCGCGTGTATGGCGCGCCCGGATTTTTCGAGGCGCAAATCGTGCTGCCGCCGGACGTGGCGAAGGAAGCGTTGCGCGAAATTTTCAAGCAGGCCGCGCGTTTCGGACAAGGCGCGTTTCTGGTCGTGCTGAAAAAACTCGGCTCGATTCGTTCACCCGGCCTCATGTCTTTCCCTCGTCCGGGCGTGACGCTCGGGATTGATTTTCCCAACAAGGGCGAACGCACGAAAAAACTTTTCACGGAAATCTTTCGCATCGGACTGGACACCGGCGCCGCGTTCAATCCCGGCAAGGACGCCCTCATGCCGCCGGAGTGTTTTGCGAAAACCTGCCCCAATTTGGAATCCTTCAGCGCGTTCATTGACCCCGCGTTTTCCTCGAACGCATGGCGGCGCCTTACCAAAGGACTTCTCTGA